A single genomic interval of Zingiber officinale cultivar Zhangliang chromosome 4A, Zo_v1.1, whole genome shotgun sequence harbors:
- the LOC121969767 gene encoding 3-hydroxyisobutyryl-CoA hydrolase 1-like isoform X3, with the protein MKIQREKGRRNSKRGDGILWDNQVGDEEENNPNTPDKPEKREQETTTEDRYSSSYEPHILVHKISSQAVIPERQTAGSAELDKAASHAAVIEPYGRDLIHTGLQIEVPYGYYGQLASRSGLAWKSGIEVGAGVIDSDYRGEYVGLTGARLDGPEMLACGLATHFVPSMKLALLEEALAKVDTSDHFSICSVIDRFSNNVPVKESSAFKSLDVIDKCFSKETVEEILSSLELEAVNAADEWIKGAIQSLKKASPMSLKITLRAIREGRTQGIGQCLIKDYRLCCHILRKEASKDFFEGCRALLVVKDKNPKWEPSRLDLVDDKAVDNCFSAVDDANWEDLRLPARPGLSFKYGSKL; encoded by the exons ATGAAAATTCAAAGGGAAAAAGGAAGGAGAAATTCAAAACGGGGAGATGGGATACTCTGGGACAACCAAGTG GGTGATGAAGAAGAGAATAATCCAAATACACCAGATAAACCAGAAAAGCGGGAACAAGAAACAACCACAGAAGATAGGTACTCCTCTTCTTATGAACCACATATTCTAGTACATAAAATATCTTCGCAGGCAGTTATCCCAGAAAGGCAGACAGCAGGATCTGCAGAGTTGGATAAAGCAGCAAGTCATGCAGCTGTTATTGAACCCTATGGAAGGGATCTTATCCATACCGGGTTACAAATTGAAGTTCCTTATGGTTACTATGGACAGTTAGCCTCACGATCAGGGCTAGCCTGGAAAAGTGGAATAGAAGTCGGAGCAGGAGTTATTGACTCCGATTATCGAG GAGAATATGTTGGGTTGACTGGTGCAAGGTTGGATGGACCAGAAATGCTTGCTTGTGGCCTGGCTACTCACTTTGTCCCTTCTATG AAATTGGCATTATTGGAAGAAGCACTGGCAAAGGTGGATACTTCAGATCATTTTTCTATCTGCTCAGTTATTGATCGATTTTCAAATAATGTGCCTGTGAAAGAAAGTAGTGCTTTTAAAAG CTTGGATGTGATTGACAAATGCTTTTCGAAGGAAACAGTCGAAGAAATTTTGTCTTCCCTT GAACTGGAAGCTGTAAATGCAGCTGATGAGTGGATTAAGGGTGCAATCCAGTCCTTGAAAAAAGCATCTCCGATGAGTCTGAAAATTACTCTAAGAGCG ATCAGAGAAGGACGAACACAGGGAATTGGCCAATGCTTGATTAAAGATTATCGACTGTGTTGCCATATTTTGCGGAAAGAAGCTAGTAAAGATTTCTTTGAG GGTTGCAGAGCTTTGTTGGTGGTTAAAGATAAAAATCCAAAG TGGGAGCCTTCTCGATTGGATTTAGTAGATGATAAAGCGGTGGATAACTGTTTTTCCGCAGTCGATGATGCAAACTGGGAGGACCTAAGACTCCCTGCTAGACCTGGGTTATCGTTCAAATACGGGTCGAAATTGTGA
- the LOC121969767 gene encoding 3-hydroxyisobutyryl-CoA hydrolase 1-like isoform X2, with the protein MLKNMKIQREKGRRNSKRGDGILWDNQVGDEEENNPNTPDKPEKREQETTTEDRYSSSYEPHILVHKISSQAVIPERQTAGSAELDKAASHAAVIEPYGRDLIHTGLQIEVPYGYYGQLASRSGLAWKSGIEVGAGVIDSDYRGEYVGLTGARLDGPEMLACGLATHFVPSMKLALLEEALAKVDTSDHFSICSVIDRFSNNVPVKESSAFKSLDVIDKCFSKETVEEILSSLELEAVNAADEWIKGAIQSLKKASPMSLKITLRAIREGRTQGIGQCLIKDYRLCCHILRKEASKDFFEGCRALLVVKDKNPKWEPSRLDLVDDKAVDNCFSAVDDANWEDLRLPARPGLSFKYGSKL; encoded by the exons ATG CTGAAGAATATGAAAATTCAAAGGGAAAAAGGAAGGAGAAATTCAAAACGGGGAGATGGGATACTCTGGGACAACCAAGTG GGTGATGAAGAAGAGAATAATCCAAATACACCAGATAAACCAGAAAAGCGGGAACAAGAAACAACCACAGAAGATAGGTACTCCTCTTCTTATGAACCACATATTCTAGTACATAAAATATCTTCGCAGGCAGTTATCCCAGAAAGGCAGACAGCAGGATCTGCAGAGTTGGATAAAGCAGCAAGTCATGCAGCTGTTATTGAACCCTATGGAAGGGATCTTATCCATACCGGGTTACAAATTGAAGTTCCTTATGGTTACTATGGACAGTTAGCCTCACGATCAGGGCTAGCCTGGAAAAGTGGAATAGAAGTCGGAGCAGGAGTTATTGACTCCGATTATCGAG GAGAATATGTTGGGTTGACTGGTGCAAGGTTGGATGGACCAGAAATGCTTGCTTGTGGCCTGGCTACTCACTTTGTCCCTTCTATG AAATTGGCATTATTGGAAGAAGCACTGGCAAAGGTGGATACTTCAGATCATTTTTCTATCTGCTCAGTTATTGATCGATTTTCAAATAATGTGCCTGTGAAAGAAAGTAGTGCTTTTAAAAG CTTGGATGTGATTGACAAATGCTTTTCGAAGGAAACAGTCGAAGAAATTTTGTCTTCCCTT GAACTGGAAGCTGTAAATGCAGCTGATGAGTGGATTAAGGGTGCAATCCAGTCCTTGAAAAAAGCATCTCCGATGAGTCTGAAAATTACTCTAAGAGCG ATCAGAGAAGGACGAACACAGGGAATTGGCCAATGCTTGATTAAAGATTATCGACTGTGTTGCCATATTTTGCGGAAAGAAGCTAGTAAAGATTTCTTTGAG GGTTGCAGAGCTTTGTTGGTGGTTAAAGATAAAAATCCAAAG TGGGAGCCTTCTCGATTGGATTTAGTAGATGATAAAGCGGTGGATAACTGTTTTTCCGCAGTCGATGATGCAAACTGGGAGGACCTAAGACTCCCTGCTAGACCTGGGTTATCGTTCAAATACGGGTCGAAATTGTGA
- the LOC121969765 gene encoding uncharacterized protein LOC121969765 isoform X1 — protein sequence MLVEEAVAATSSPRLVKNMLYNLTIEIEIPGIQKFKLKAILDTEATTCCVDQRSVPKEALERNTFVVSFSRIDSQQTANMKLKNGRMIIGDNTFHVPYTYSFPMVLGDNIQFIIGCNFIRAMQGGLRIEGNTVTFYKNLTTINTLSSVHAAIEELEMDEDEYIQIKEMVHFLVGRISPTKMKIAVKEIEFLGAIIGNCKIKLQSHVISKIADFNNNDLKTTKGMRSWLGLLNYARNYIPNLGKLLSPLYAKTSPNGEKRLNQQDWDLIHQVKEKVKQPLELEIPPECYVILEVDGCMDGWGGICKWKKQKFDPISSEKICAYSSGKFNLPKSTIDAEIYAVMNTMEDLKIYFLDKQELLIRTDCQAIISFFGKTLNHKPSRVRWLAFTDYITGAGPIVQFEHIDIKNNQVTDSLSRLIFVLILTEWPEQDLNKLAMVAPAIKELQAQPNLKTQETLSKALWSLSTSLNNTNRQLTSDMVGPSLSMNSIKSQKNYTNSKQQCEPLMQFNNSNSSIH from the coding sequence atGCTTGTGGAAGAAGCAGTAGCGGCTACATCCAGCCCACGGTTAGTAAAGAATATGTTATACAATCTAACCATAGAAATTGAGATTCCAGGAATccaaaaattcaagttaaaagcGATTCTGGACACAGAAGCAACAACTTGCTGTGTAGATCAAAGGTCTGTTCCTAAGGAAGCCTTAGAACGGAATACCTTTGTGGTAAGTTTTAGTAGAATCGATTCTCAGCAAACTGCTAATATGAAGCTAAAGAATGGGCGCATGATTATCGGCGACAATACTTTCCATGTTCCATATACATATAGCTTTCCAATGGTGTTAGGAGATAACATCCAATTCATTATAGGCTGCAACTTTATCAGGGCAATGCAAGGAGGACTTCGAATTGAAGGAAATACGGTAACCTTTTATAAAAATTTGACTACAATAAATACATTATCGTCTGTACATGCAGCCATTGAGGAATTAGAAATGGACGAGGATGAATACATACAGATCAAAGAAATGGTTCATTTCTTAGTAGGAAGGATAAGCCCAACAAAGATGAAGATAGCAGTAAAGGAAATTGAATTTCTTGGGGCAATTATTGGTAATTGCAAGATTAAACTTCAGTCACATGTTATCTCAAAAATTGCTGATTTCAACAATAATGATCTCAAGACAACTAAAGGTATGAGATCGTGGCTTGGTTTACTAAATTACGCCCGAAATTATATCCCAAATCTTGGAAAGCTTCTGAGCCCTCTTTATGCTAAAACATCACCTAACGGTGAAAAGAGATTAAATCAGCAGGACTGGGATTTAATacaccaagtaaaagaaaaggtGAAACAACCCCTAGAGCTAGAAATCCCTCCAGAATGTTATGTGATCTTGGAAGTAGATGGATGCATGGACGGATGGGGAGGAATATGCAAATGGAAAAAGCAGAAATTTGATCCCATATCTTCAGAAAAGATCTGTGCGTATTCTAGTGGAAAATTTAACCTCCCAAAATCTACCATCGACGCAGAAATTTATGCGGTAATGAATACAAtggaagatttaaaaatttactttcttgATAAGCAGGAGCTTCTTATCAGAACAGACTGCCAGGCCATAATAAGTTTTTTCGGCAAAACCTTAAATCATAAACCATCCAGAGTCAGGTGGTTAGCATTTACTGATTACATCACTGGAGCAGGCCCAATAGTTCAGTTTGAACACATTGACATAAAAAACAATCAGGTAACAGATTCCCTATCCCGACTAATATTTGTGTTAATTTTGACAGAATGGCCGGAACAAGACCTCAACAAGCTAGCCATGGTAGCACCAGCAATCAAAGAACTCCAGGCGCAACCCAACTTGAAGACCCAGGAAACGTTAAGCAAAGCCCTATGGAGCCTCTCTACTTCATTAAACAATACCAACAGACAATTAACAAGCGACATGGTCGGCCCATCCCTCTCGATGAATTCCATCAAATCACAGAAGAATTACACGAACAGCAAACAGCAATGCGAGCCATTAATGCAGTTCAACAACTCAAACTCATCCATTCACTAA
- the LOC121969765 gene encoding uncharacterized protein LOC121969765 isoform X2: protein MTYSTEYDALISISEGREGTQNILSQMRRVFNAEDPTQGSTEIQNAAYRDLEKLSCDNVKNIIQYINDYMRLAAKTGRLYAGPEFSEKFWLKMSGDLGNRIKTAFEAKHPGLTVGVFPRVIFAHKFLEQKCKDAAFKRSLKDLSFCSQIPIPGYYQKSGARKVGVRQSRTYKGKPHGSHVRIEKRKHLLRNKKCKCYLCGQEGHFARDCPNEKRNVKRMAIFEQLDLLEDCDILSVQEGEAQSDAIYSISEGEDDIFKATG, encoded by the exons ATGACTTACTCCACTGAATATGATGCCCTCATATCTATTAGTGAGGGACGAGAAGGAACGCAAAATATTTTATCTCAAATGAGACGAGTTTTCAATGCTGAAGACCCCACCCAGGGTTCCACAGAAATCCAAAACGCTGCATATAGAGATTTGGAGAAGTTATCTTGTGATAATGTGAAAAACATTATTCAATATATTAATGACTATATGCGTCTTGCAGCAAAAACAGGAAGGTTATATGCTGGACcagaattttcagaaaaattctGGTTGAAAATGTCTGGAGATCTTGGCAATAGAATTAAGACTGCCTTTGAAGCAAAGCACCCAGGACTCACGGTTGGAGTTTTCCCACGAGTGATTTTCGCTCATAAATTTCTAGAACAGAAATGTAAAGATGCAGCCTTTAAGAGGTCCTTGAAAGATTTATCATTCTGCAGCCAAATTCCTATCCCAGGTTATTACCAAAAATCAGGAGCAAGGAAGGTTGGAGTAAGGCAGTCAAGGACGTATAAAGGCAAACCACATGGATCACATGTAAGGATTGAAAAACGAAAGCATTTACTCCGAAATAAGAAGTGTAAATGTTACTTATGTGGCCAAGAGGGACATTTTGCTAGGGACTGCCCGAATgagaaaagaaatgtcaaaagaaTGGCTATCTTTGAACAGCTAGATCTACTAGAGGATTGTGACATACTTTCTGTACAAGAAGGAGAAGCACAAAGCGATGCTATCTATAGTATCTCAGAAGGAGAAGATGACATATTCAAG GCAACAGGTTAA